In one window of Xiphophorus hellerii strain 12219 chromosome 23, Xiphophorus_hellerii-4.1, whole genome shotgun sequence DNA:
- the g3bp1 gene encoding ras GTPase-activating protein-binding protein 1 isoform X1 gives MVMEKPSAQLVGREFVRQYYTLLNQAPDYLHRFYGKNSSYVHGGLDSNGKPLEAVYGQAEIHKRVMALSFRDCHTKIRHVDAHATLNEGVVVQVMGELSNNMQPMRKFMQTFVLAPEGTVANKFYVHNDVFRYQDEVFGDSDSEPPEESEDEVEELERVPSPDVAPEESAPYYDPTACSEPAAPGDEEEEAAVSPEPEHEAEKEAEVAEVELKVEVMLETQTEALTIEDQTEKSPSTATAPTTEPAPAEATPPAQEVNRFSWALVTSKNLPPSGAVPVSGFPPHVKATPTAQPRVEVKPETQTAQRPQRDQRPREQRPGGPPPPNRGPRPVREGEQGEVEGRRMVRYPDAHQLFVGNVPHDVDKTELKEFFEQYGNVLELRINSGGKLPNFGFVVFDDSEPVQKILSNRPIKFRGDVRLNVEEKKTRSAREGDRRDMRPRGPGGPGGPRERIGGGGGPRGPPTRGGMSQKPSFGSGRGAGTAEGRYSAPRQ, from the exons ATGGTGATGGAGAAGCCAAGTGCCCAGCTGGTCGGGCGAGAGTTTGTCCGACAGTATTACACACTCCTGAACCAGGCCCCAGACTACCTGCACAG GTTTTATGGAAAGAACTCGTCTTACGTGCACGGCGGCCTGGACAGCAACGGCAAACCACTGGAGGCTGTTTACGGCCAAGCT GAGATCCATAAGAGGGTGATGGCTCTGAGTTTCCGTGATTGTCACACAAAGATCCGACATGTGGACGCCCACGCCACCCTGAACGAAGGCGTGGTGGTCCAGGTGATGGGGGAGCTGTCCAACAACATGCAGCCCATGAGGAAATTCATGCAGACATTTGTTCTGGCACCCGAG ggaactgttgcaaataaattcTACGTCCACAACGACGTGTTTCGCTACCAAGATGAGGTGTTTGGTGACTCGGACTCTGAACCCCCAGAAG AGTCTGAAGATGAGGTGGAGGAGTTGGAGAGGGTCCCGTCTCCTGATGTGGCCCCAGAGGAGTCGGCCCCCTACTACGACCCAACAGCTTG TTCAGAACCAGCGGCTCCTGGTGACGAGGAGGAAGAAGCCGCGGTGAGCCCAGAACCGGAGCACGAGGCGGAGAAGGAGGCGGAGGTTGCGGAGGTGGAGCTGAAAGTTGAGGTGATGCTGGAGACGCAGACAGAAGCGCTCACGATTGAGGATCAGACAGAGAAAAGCCCCTCCACAGCCACCGCCCCCACCACAGAGCCTGCGCCCGCTGAGGCCACGCCTCCTGCTCAAGAGGTAAACAGG TTCTCCTGGGCACTGGTTACCAGTAAGAACCTTCCTCCCAGTGGGGCTGTCCCAGTCTCAGGATTCCCTCCACATGTAAAAGCCACTCCCACAGCACAG CCAAGAGTGGAAGTAAAGCCAGAGACCCagacagcacagagaccgcagCGGGACCAGAGGCCGAGAGAACAGCGGCCCGGCGGTCCTCCACCCCCCAACAGGGGGCCGAGGCCAG TTCGTGAAGGTGAGCAGGGTGAGGTGGAGGGCCGCAGGATGGTCCGGTACCCAGACGCCCACCAGCTTTTCGTGGGAAACGTTCCGCATGACGTGGATAAGACGGAACTGAAGGAGTTCTTTGAAC AGTACGGGAATGTCCTCGAGCTGCGGATCAACAGCGGCGGGAAGCTCCCAAACTTCGGCTTTGTGGTGTTTGACGATTCTGAACCTGTACAGAAAATCCTCAGCAACAGA CCCATCAAGTTCAGAGGTGATGTCCGTCTAAACGTGGAGGAGAAGAAAACCCGGTCGGCCAGAGAGGGCGACAGGCGAGACATGAGGCCCCGTGGTCCAGGAGGCCCCGGCGGCCCCAGAGAGCGAATAGGAGGCGGAGGGGGACCGAGGGGACCCCCGACTCGTGGCGGCATGTCACAGAAACCCAGCTTTGGTTCTGGACGGGGCGCCGGGACCGCAGAGGGCCGCTATTCTGCTCCTCGTCAGTAA
- the g3bp1 gene encoding ras GTPase-activating protein-binding protein 1 isoform X2 has product MVMEKPSAQLVGREFVRQYYTLLNQAPDYLHRFYGKNSSYVHGGLDSNGKPLEAVYGQAEIHKRVMALSFRDCHTKIRHVDAHATLNEGVVVQVMGELSNNMQPMRKFMQTFVLAPEGTVANKFYVHNDVFRYQDEVFGDSDSEPPEESEDEVEELERVPSPDVAPEESAPYYDPTACSEPAAPGDEEEEAAVSPEPEHEAEKEAEVAEVELKVEVMLETQTEALTIEDQTEKSPSTATAPTTEPAPAEATPPAQEFSWALVTSKNLPPSGAVPVSGFPPHVKATPTAQPRVEVKPETQTAQRPQRDQRPREQRPGGPPPPNRGPRPVREGEQGEVEGRRMVRYPDAHQLFVGNVPHDVDKTELKEFFEQYGNVLELRINSGGKLPNFGFVVFDDSEPVQKILSNRPIKFRGDVRLNVEEKKTRSAREGDRRDMRPRGPGGPGGPRERIGGGGGPRGPPTRGGMSQKPSFGSGRGAGTAEGRYSAPRQ; this is encoded by the exons ATGGTGATGGAGAAGCCAAGTGCCCAGCTGGTCGGGCGAGAGTTTGTCCGACAGTATTACACACTCCTGAACCAGGCCCCAGACTACCTGCACAG GTTTTATGGAAAGAACTCGTCTTACGTGCACGGCGGCCTGGACAGCAACGGCAAACCACTGGAGGCTGTTTACGGCCAAGCT GAGATCCATAAGAGGGTGATGGCTCTGAGTTTCCGTGATTGTCACACAAAGATCCGACATGTGGACGCCCACGCCACCCTGAACGAAGGCGTGGTGGTCCAGGTGATGGGGGAGCTGTCCAACAACATGCAGCCCATGAGGAAATTCATGCAGACATTTGTTCTGGCACCCGAG ggaactgttgcaaataaattcTACGTCCACAACGACGTGTTTCGCTACCAAGATGAGGTGTTTGGTGACTCGGACTCTGAACCCCCAGAAG AGTCTGAAGATGAGGTGGAGGAGTTGGAGAGGGTCCCGTCTCCTGATGTGGCCCCAGAGGAGTCGGCCCCCTACTACGACCCAACAGCTTG TTCAGAACCAGCGGCTCCTGGTGACGAGGAGGAAGAAGCCGCGGTGAGCCCAGAACCGGAGCACGAGGCGGAGAAGGAGGCGGAGGTTGCGGAGGTGGAGCTGAAAGTTGAGGTGATGCTGGAGACGCAGACAGAAGCGCTCACGATTGAGGATCAGACAGAGAAAAGCCCCTCCACAGCCACCGCCCCCACCACAGAGCCTGCGCCCGCTGAGGCCACGCCTCCTGCTCAAGAG TTCTCCTGGGCACTGGTTACCAGTAAGAACCTTCCTCCCAGTGGGGCTGTCCCAGTCTCAGGATTCCCTCCACATGTAAAAGCCACTCCCACAGCACAG CCAAGAGTGGAAGTAAAGCCAGAGACCCagacagcacagagaccgcagCGGGACCAGAGGCCGAGAGAACAGCGGCCCGGCGGTCCTCCACCCCCCAACAGGGGGCCGAGGCCAG TTCGTGAAGGTGAGCAGGGTGAGGTGGAGGGCCGCAGGATGGTCCGGTACCCAGACGCCCACCAGCTTTTCGTGGGAAACGTTCCGCATGACGTGGATAAGACGGAACTGAAGGAGTTCTTTGAAC AGTACGGGAATGTCCTCGAGCTGCGGATCAACAGCGGCGGGAAGCTCCCAAACTTCGGCTTTGTGGTGTTTGACGATTCTGAACCTGTACAGAAAATCCTCAGCAACAGA CCCATCAAGTTCAGAGGTGATGTCCGTCTAAACGTGGAGGAGAAGAAAACCCGGTCGGCCAGAGAGGGCGACAGGCGAGACATGAGGCCCCGTGGTCCAGGAGGCCCCGGCGGCCCCAGAGAGCGAATAGGAGGCGGAGGGGGACCGAGGGGACCCCCGACTCGTGGCGGCATGTCACAGAAACCCAGCTTTGGTTCTGGACGGGGCGCCGGGACCGCAGAGGGCCGCTATTCTGCTCCTCGTCAGTAA